DNA sequence from the Bacteroidota bacterium genome:
TCGGGACTTAGTATAGCATCTGTTATGTTTTGTAATCCACCTCCAGCAATGACAAAGTCAACCCAATCTGCACCATCATAGTATCTTAATCGCCTTACAGTGGCTTCATCTACTAATATGATATAGGTTGTAGCTGATGTAAAAAGTATTTTTTCTATAGTACCCGTGCATAATCCAACAGTATTGTCTGCATTAAATTGAATCGGATTGTTAGGCGTAATATTTGTAGCTATTAGCACACGTGACCTTTCAGAATTAGTATTGTCTTCATTTACTGTGGCGTATACATCATTATTATTTGAAAAAGGATTTTGAGCAATTACAAAGCAATCTAATAAATCCCAATTAGAAGGATTAGCGCAATTAGTTGGTACAGCCATTGATGGATCTATATTAACGCAAGTTGCAGCTTGCGTAACTTGATTAAAATTATCTCCATTATCTTTTGAATATGAAAATAACCTATCGCGCTCACTAATCCATAATAGAGAATTATTGTCGGGAAATATGCTTTGTGCGGCAGTATTTACATAGCCAAGATGTTGATACGAGGTTGCAGTATTGTTGCATTGGTTTGTGTTGGCAGCATTGGTATGTGTGTAAATTTGCTGGAAGTGGGTGTCGCTGCCAGTTACATCAGCCTTTGAAACAAAAATGTTACCTTGCTTACCTACTAATAAGGTACTGTTATTATTTACATCATCAACAATAAAATTACTGTTTATATTGCTGCATGGCCTTGAAGATTTATTCCATCCCCAATCATGTTCATTTGCACCTGCACCTTGGTTGTTATCAGTATTTACGCTTTCCCAATTACCAGTTGGTAACTTATTAGCTCCAGCAGGTGAATATAAAATTCCATAATTATATACGTTACTATTTTGTTCAAAATCATCTCTTTCGTTAAATAATAGATATCCGGTAATGCCTCCGTTAGCATCATGTATTTGTCTCAACTGAGTGAATAATGGAGCAATAAAATTTGTAGAAGTTAGAGGAGTGGCTGCGTAACTGTTTTTACGATGATAATCTACTTTAATTATCAAATTAGCTCCCCATACCCCAATTGGATTTGTGTAGTCATATACAAACACACCGCTATTGTAAATTGTAACTAAAGCTGTTGTAGTTCCTGTAATAGGTAAGATTGATGTCACTTGATATGGACTTATTCCGCTAGGCCCAAGTATTGGTCCGTTTGCTCCAGTAGTAGGTTTAAAATCATGCAGTCCATATTGCGACCCTACTAAAATTCTATCGTCAGTATTTATATAAGTTGCAGCACCTTCTAGTACTTGCAAGCAATAAGCATGCTCTTCGTCACCAATAAGAAAACCACCTAATTCAAGGGAACCTGTAATTGCAATATCGTCTTCTGTATCATTTAAATTGCCCCAATAAATATCGTGAATAGTATTATCCTTAAAATTTCCACCTTGATCATCAAATACCCGCGTGTTGCCAGTAGTAAAATAAACTAATCTGTCATCAACGTTTTTCTCTCCAAAAAAAATATCGCTCACCCAACTATTTTCAAGTGATAAAATCTGTTGGATATTAGGATTTGTATTATCCATGGTAATGCGATGAATGCCACTAATATTACACACAAACAAGTAATTAACATTATTAGTTGATGTATAGGATGGATTAAGAAATTTGTTAGTGTGTCTCATTATTTCATGATTGCTGATATAATTATACTGGTAATTATTTACATCATGAATCCCGGCTGCAGCTATATTGTCGGCCTTCCAAACCCCTGCAACATCGCTACCAAGGTAAACTTCGTAGTGTGCCGTTGCTGCAAAATACTCGGCATATGCAGATCGGCATTGCCCACCTGCACCAAGCCCCAACTGCGTCCATGTTTGCCCAATACCTATTTTAGTTAAACACATAATTACCAAAACAATATAATATTTGTAGTACTTGTGTGATTTTAGTTTACTGGTGCTGTGTGCTGTGTGCTAAATTAAATTCAGCAAGTTGATTAATTTTTTTCATTTCATAAATTAATTAGATGTTATAATTAAGAATCTGTTATGGTAAAAGTATAGAATAAATTTTTACTTAATTTACTATGGTCAAATAATTATTTTCAACCAAAAATGTAATACCAACAGCTTTTATAGCTTTTTCAATCTCAAGGATACAAACAAAGGAGTAAGTATTTGTTATTATTCGCCTTCTTTTAAAAATTAAAATTAATCTGCCCTTTTTCAGGGCCTTCCTCAATTCTCTGCAATTTTCCTTTTAAACAAAATTTACTTGGTAATGACTACCGATGATATGAAAAAGCCGCTTCGTTTGAAGCGACTACCCTTATATTGAATGACTTGTTACTTTTCTACTTTCACTATTTGTATAATCCCTAACCAGGACAAAACTTTTAAAACCGGATAGGTAATATCAAACTCCCACCATTTTTGCGCAAAGTTTAAACTTTGCGGATACATGTGATGATTGTTTTGATGCAACTCGCCCATCAGAATAATTCCCCATGGCTCTGAGTTCTTGCTATGGTCATGATTTTCGTAATTACTATAACCATACTTATGACCACACCAATTAACGGTAGCTCCCTGTATTGGGCCCATTAAAAAATGAATAGGAAGTAATAATAACCAGAAAGGCGATGCTCCATGATAAATGATAAAATAAAAGTAAACAAGACTATATATCACGCCCCAAGCAACTCTTGTGAAGCGGTGGTCTCCGAAGGCGTCTAACTTAGCCCAAACCGGGAGGTTGGCAGCAAATTGCGAATCGGGTGAGCGCTTGCCTGTTACAAAATCATTATAAATCTTTTTGGTATGAATCATCATACCAAAAACGTCCTTAAAAAAATGTGGTGAATGGGGATCTTGTTTGGTATCGCTATACTCGTGATGCATGCGGTGCATTACTGCATAGGCACGCGGAATCAAATACGAAGAGCCCTGAAAAAACCATGTTAAAAAATAAAATACCCTCTCGGTGCGCGGTCCCATTTTATACATGCCATGCGAGCCATAACGGTGCAAAAAGGCAGTATGGAAAAATAAGGACAGAAACCAATGTGAAAAAAAGAAAATCAATAACGCTAACGACATTAGAATAATTTAATTAAAATGAGGGTGCAAAGAGAGAAAAAAAAAACTGTTTTACCTAATTTATTAAACTACATTAGTGTATGATAATTATCACTTTTTCAGGAAGAAAACATAGACAAAACCTCAAAAATCATGAATTTTTACACCCTAGGTTGATGATACACAACGAATAAGCATTCGCTTGGCCATGGGCAACAAAGTTGCATCGATAGGAATGCACAATTTACTTGAAACTAAAAAAGTAGCTGGATTAGGAAGTTGCTTAAACTGCCGCAACAAATCAAGTTTTATATTTTCAAACGAATTAGTAAGGGTTCGTTCATAACTGCATACGTAAGTGGTGTGTATACCACGATATTTTTCCTGATGATGTTCA
Encoded proteins:
- a CDS encoding acyl-CoA desaturase: MSLALLIFFFSHWFLSLFFHTAFLHRYGSHGMYKMGPRTERVFYFLTWFFQGSSYLIPRAYAVMHRMHHEYSDTKQDPHSPHFFKDVFGMMIHTKKIYNDFVTGKRSPDSQFAANLPVWAKLDAFGDHRFTRVAWGVIYSLVYFYFIIYHGASPFWLLLLPIHFLMGPIQGATVNWCGHKYGYSNYENHDHSKNSEPWGIILMGELHQNNHHMYPQSLNFAQKWWEFDITYPVLKVLSWLGIIQIVKVEK